One region of Armigeres subalbatus isolate Guangzhou_Male chromosome 3, GZ_Asu_2, whole genome shotgun sequence genomic DNA includes:
- the LOC134226340 gene encoding sorting nexin lst-4, with translation MSRVQVLYDFSAEPNSAEITITVGEILTVTSTDVGEGWWEGTNSRGQRGLFPAAYVEVMPNNPAGPPKMPPPPLLPAATQQPPPPQQQMSQQQQQQSAQQQGHRYDPTSDDWGDQQDDWEDDWDDDNDTYSEIGPASGGGSAATAASAANNQNGNFQSSSYYANANLPAPPAGAHHNDGDGISLASTVVGGTRRTTSSGKIFSKNSDAYLMGLTVPAVSESDRVQILQTENGIIWKPMRDGYTVTVDSPKKEKKFNGLKSFIAYQLTPSFNNIPVSRRYKHFDWLHERLVDKFCLIPIPPLPDKQISGRYDEEFVEHRRVQLQEFVDWVCRHPVLSTCAVWMHFLTCTDEKKWKTGKRTAEKDPLVGTTFCASIFPPDKTLLHSQVDPQVDTCTLFVPQMNSAVKSLFQICSEETKKFQGQWKQDYQRLGEGMSELARSLEVDERRQVTQISLSNSVGHAAGIFISIGQMYADQPKHDFIPFSDRLHIYRGLLNTFPDSLGEYRNAVQKRKDCEKLTAEQKMENSQLAEVNRRVDVMSYAMLAEMAHFRQERDTHLKDTLRSFIGAQIEFYQKIVRRLEQAQSHF, from the coding sequence ATGTCTCGCGTACAGGTGCTGTACGATTTCTCGGCGGAGCCCAACTCGGCGGAAATCACGATAACCGTCGGTGAAATCCTGACCGTCACAAGTACTGACGTCGGCGAAGGATGGTGGGAGGGAACCAACTCCCGCGGTCAGCGCGGTTTATTCCCAGCTGCCTACGTGGAAGTCATGCCAAATAATCCTGCTGGACCACCGAAAATGCCTCCTCCGCCTTTGCTTCCGGCGGCTACGCAGCAACCGCCACCACCGCAACAACAAATGtcgcaacaacagcagcagcagtcagCTCAACAGCAAGGACATCGATACGATCCGACCTCGGATGACTGGGGGGACCAGCAGGACGACTGGGAGGACGATTGGGACGACGATAATGATACGTACTCGGAAATTGGTCCAGCCAGTGGAGGTGGTTCGGCAGCAACTGCGGCGAGCGCTGCCAATAATCAGAATGGGAATTTCCAAAGTAGTAGTTATTATGCAAATGCCAATCTGCCGGCGCCACCTGCAGGAGCACATCACAACGATGGGGATGGAATTTCGCTGGCTTCGACGGTTGTGGGCGGAACCAGGAGAACAACCTCATCGGGtaaaattttctcgaaaaacAGTGACGCTTATTTGATGGGTTTGACTGTGCCTGCCGTTTCCGAAAGCGACCGAGTGCAAATCCTACAAACTGAAAACGGAATCATTTGGAAGCCGATGCGTGATGGGTACACGGTAACGGTTGATTCAccaaagaaagagaaaaaattCAATGGCCTTAAAAGTTTCATAGCTTATCAACTGACGCCTTCATTCAACAACATACCGGTGTCTCGCCGCTACAAACATTTCGATTGGCTTCACGAGCGCTTAGTGGACAAATTTTGCTTAATTCCGATACCACCACTACCAGATAAGCAAATCTCCGGGCGATACGATGAGGAGTTCGTAGAGCATCGTCGTGTTCAGTTGCAAGAATTTGTCGATTGGGTATGCCGTCATCCGGTGCTGTCCACCTGTGCCGTGTGGATGCACTTTTTAACTTGCACCGACGAAAAGAAGTGGAAAACTGGAAAGCGAACAGCCGAGAAGGATCCCCTGGTGGGAACCACCTTCTGTGCATCCATCTTTCCACCGGATAAAACACTCCTCCATTCGCAAGTTGATCCCCAGGTAGACACGTGCACTTTGTTCGTACCTCAGATGAACTCCGCAGTCAAAAGCCTGTTCCAGATCTGCAGCGAAGAAACGAAAAAGTTCCAAGGTCAATGGAAACAGGACTATCAACGACTCGGTGAGGGCATGTCGGAGCTTGCTCGATCCCTCGAAGTTGACGAACGACGCCAGGTCACTCAGATCAGCCTGTCGAACTCGGTCGGACATGCGGCCGGAATCTTTATCAGTATTGGGCAAATGTACGCCGACCAGCCTAAGCACGATTTCATTCCCTTCTCCGACCGTTTGCACATTTATCGGGGCCTGCTGAACACATTCCCGGACAGCTTGGGCGAATACCGGAACGCTGTTCAGAAGCGGAAAGATTGCGAGAAGCTGACGGCCGAACAGAAGATGGAAAACAGCCAACTGGCGGAAGTGAACCGAAGGGTGGACGTGATGTCGTATGCGATGCTTGCCGAGATGGCGCATTTCCGTCAGGAACGGGATACTCACCTCAAGGACACCCTGCGGAGCTTCATCGGTGCGCAGATTGAGTTCTACCAGAAAATTGTACGTCGGTTGGAACAAGCGCAGTCGCATTTCTAA